One Chitinophagales bacterium genomic window carries:
- the trmH gene encoding tRNA (guanosine(18)-2'-O)-methyltransferase — protein MTPEREQRMADVLKRRQPDITVVLENVHDPHNIAAVLRTCDAVGVQTVYAVNEKVPRPKKFGHKTSSGSEKWVDVYYYRDPDTCLEDVRKKYEKVYALSSDHPGKSLFEADLTGSVALLFGNEHAGLSSRMLSHADELFTIPMVGMVTSLNISVACAVTLYEAFRQRYAAGLYERTSLTEEQAETYKKWVLREIRKRYHLSIQKT, from the coding sequence ATGACTCCTGAAAGAGAACAACGCATGGCTGATGTATTGAAGAGACGACAACCTGATATCACGGTAGTGCTGGAGAATGTGCATGACCCGCATAATATTGCTGCCGTATTGCGCACCTGCGATGCAGTAGGCGTTCAGACAGTATATGCAGTGAATGAAAAGGTTCCCCGGCCTAAAAAATTCGGTCATAAAACATCCTCCGGCTCAGAAAAATGGGTGGACGTGTACTATTACCGCGACCCCGATACATGCTTGGAAGACGTGCGTAAAAAATACGAAAAAGTATATGCCCTTAGTTCGGATCATCCAGGCAAAAGTCTGTTTGAAGCAGACCTTACCGGATCAGTAGCCCTTCTTTTTGGCAATGAACATGCAGGCTTAAGTTCCCGCATGCTTTCGCATGCTGACGAGTTGTTTACCATTCCCATGGTGGGCATGGTTACAAGCTTAAACATCTCAGTGGCGTGTGCCGTTACACTATATGAAGCCTTCCGGCAAAGGTATGCTGCCGGATTGTATGAGCGCACCAGCCTTACCGAAGAGCAGGCTGAAACTTATAAAAAGTGGGTGTTACGGGAAATACGGAAACGCTACCACCTATCCATCCAGAAAACATAA
- the pccB gene encoding methylmalonyl-CoA carboxyltransferase, whose translation MNDKLKELEAKRAQALLGGGEKRIKQQHGKGKLTARERIELLLDAGTFEEIGMLVTHRCHDFGMEQQLIPGDGVITGFGKINGRLVYVFSQDFTVFGGSLSETHAEKICRIMDLAMKNGAPIIGLNDSGGARIQEGVNSLGGYADIFYRNTLASGVVPQISAIMGPCAGGAVYSPAITDFIFMVEKTSYMFVTGPNVVKTVTHEEVSAEELGGAHTHAAKSGVTHFACANEAECIALIKKLLDYIPQNCEDEPPRIPYTFQGSELRPDLNNLIPENPQQPYDMREVITDIVDEGSFFEVQKDFAENIIIGFCRLAGRSIGVVANQPAHLAGVLDINSSRKGARFVRFCDAFNIPLLVLVDVPGFLPGTDQEWNGIISNGAKLLYAFAEATVPKVTVITRKAYGGAYDVMNSKHIGADMNYAWHTAEIAVMGPKGAAEIIFKHEIAQSQNPEARLQEKVDEYTEKFANPYRAAARGFIDEVIKPEETRVKLMKAFSMLENKVARLPRKKHGNIPL comes from the coding sequence ATGAACGATAAGCTGAAAGAATTGGAGGCAAAAAGAGCTCAGGCCCTGCTGGGAGGGGGAGAAAAACGTATTAAGCAGCAACACGGCAAGGGTAAGCTCACAGCCCGTGAGCGGATTGAATTGCTCCTGGATGCGGGCACCTTTGAAGAAATTGGTATGCTGGTAACGCACCGCTGCCATGACTTTGGTATGGAACAGCAACTTATTCCCGGAGATGGTGTGATTACAGGGTTTGGCAAAATCAACGGACGACTGGTGTATGTTTTTTCTCAGGACTTTACCGTCTTTGGTGGGTCTTTGTCGGAGACCCATGCCGAAAAGATTTGCCGGATCATGGACCTGGCAATGAAAAACGGGGCACCTATCATCGGGCTGAATGATAGTGGGGGGGCGCGCATTCAGGAAGGAGTGAATTCATTGGGTGGATATGCAGATATCTTCTACCGCAATACACTGGCATCTGGTGTAGTGCCGCAGATTTCAGCCATCATGGGTCCCTGTGCAGGTGGTGCCGTCTACTCACCTGCCATAACCGATTTTATTTTTATGGTGGAGAAAACCTCTTATATGTTTGTAACAGGTCCCAATGTGGTGAAAACCGTTACTCATGAAGAGGTGAGTGCTGAAGAGCTTGGCGGAGCGCATACCCATGCCGCAAAATCGGGAGTAACACATTTCGCCTGCGCTAATGAAGCCGAATGTATTGCCCTGATAAAAAAGCTGCTGGATTATATTCCCCAGAATTGTGAAGACGAGCCGCCCCGTATTCCATATACATTTCAGGGAAGTGAACTGCGCCCGGATTTGAATAATCTCATTCCTGAAAATCCGCAGCAGCCCTATGACATGCGAGAAGTGATTACCGATATTGTGGACGAGGGTTCGTTTTTTGAGGTGCAAAAAGATTTTGCTGAAAACATAATCATAGGATTTTGTCGCCTGGCTGGCCGAAGCATCGGAGTGGTGGCCAACCAGCCTGCTCATCTGGCAGGAGTGCTGGATATTAACTCTTCCCGCAAAGGAGCGCGTTTTGTCCGCTTCTGTGATGCCTTCAATATACCGTTGCTGGTGTTGGTGGATGTGCCCGGTTTTCTGCCCGGCACCGACCAGGAATGGAACGGCATTATCAGCAACGGTGCGAAATTATTGTATGCATTTGCAGAAGCTACGGTGCCCAAGGTGACGGTAATAACCCGGAAAGCCTATGGAGGGGCTTATGACGTGATGAATTCAAAACATATTGGCGCAGACATGAATTATGCCTGGCACACTGCCGAAATAGCCGTCATGGGACCGAAGGGTGCTGCCGAAATCATATTTAAGCATGAGATTGCGCAGTCGCAAAATCCTGAAGCCCGGCTGCAGGAAAAGGTGGATGAGTATACCGAAAAGTTTGCCAACCCCTATCGCGCTGCTGCACGCGGATTTATTGATGAAGTGATAAAACCGGAAGAAACCCGCGTAAAGCTCATGAAAGCCTTTAGCATGCTGGAAAATAAAGTAGCCAGACTGCCCAGGAAGAAACACGGCAATATCCCACTGTGA
- a CDS encoding short-chain dehydrogenase produces the protein MKKIALITGATSGIGKATAELFAENQIAVIVCGRRKERLEALQKKLSEKVPVHTLCFDVREKEAVFGAIQSLPPDFQSIDILVNNAGNAHGLATIDAGDPEDWDTMIDLNIKGLLYVSKAVIPGMVKRGQGHIINIGSIASFEVYPKGNVYCATKHAVDALTKGMMHDLLDKGIRVTGIYPGAVETEFSLVRFKGDVQKAKEVYTGFEPLRAEDVAETILFAATRPPHANISQLTILPSAQASVQHIFRRDSSGT, from the coding sequence ATGAAAAAGATTGCCCTCATTACCGGAGCCACATCAGGCATCGGTAAGGCCACAGCAGAGCTGTTTGCCGAAAATCAGATAGCCGTTATTGTCTGCGGAAGAAGAAAAGAACGTCTGGAGGCGTTGCAAAAAAAGCTCTCTGAAAAGGTGCCGGTGCACACACTATGCTTTGATGTACGGGAAAAGGAAGCCGTTTTCGGTGCCATTCAAAGTCTGCCACCGGATTTTCAATCCATTGATATTCTTGTCAACAATGCCGGCAATGCACATGGGCTGGCCACCATTGATGCAGGCGACCCGGAAGACTGGGATACGATGATTGACCTTAACATAAAAGGGCTTTTATATGTGTCAAAGGCAGTGATTCCGGGCATGGTAAAACGCGGGCAGGGCCATATCATAAATATTGGTTCAATCGCTTCTTTTGAAGTGTATCCCAAAGGCAATGTATATTGTGCCACCAAACATGCCGTTGATGCCCTCACAAAAGGTATGATGCATGACCTGTTGGATAAAGGCATACGCGTTACAGGCATTTATCCCGGAGCCGTAGAAACGGAATTTTCACTGGTTCGCTTTAAAGGAGATGTCCAAAAAGCAAAAGAAGTTTACACAGGTTTTGAACCTTTGCGTGCCGAAGATGTAGCAGAGACGATTCTTTTTGCCGCCACAAGGCCTCCCCACGCCAATATCAGCCAGTTAACCATCCTGCCTTCAGCCCAGGCCAGTGTTCAGCATATTTTCAGACGCGACTCTTCTGGCACATGA
- a CDS encoding oxidoreductase — MSRFPPVSYSTANASLHAALEQLGKRLEGELFTDNMTRAMYATDASVYREWPLAVVYPKHAEDIKELIHFARREKTHIIPRTAGTSLAGQCVGGGIVADVSRHMHHILEIHAKERWVRVQPGVIRDELNLFLKPYGLFFGPNTSTANRAMIGGMVGNNSCGSYSIVYGTTRDHVLELKTILSDGSEVVFKALSDEEFRAKAALNTLEGQIYRHIADELGPVAMQEEIRRQFPHRAIHRRNTGYAVDALIETSPFSPGKPLFNFCKMLAGSEGTLAFITEIKLNCVDLPPAEQLLVCIHFNSLDEALQSVLLVHRFRPRAIELMDKNILECTKENIEQQRNRFFVHGDPEAILVIEFGAASVEVLEQTANQMIETLQTAGLGYHFPKVYPPDISRVWKLREAGLGLLSNVKGDRKPVAVIEDTAVRVEDLPDYIREFSALMQEFKQQPVYYAHAGAGELHLRPKLNLRDPEDVKQFRAIATASAQLVKKYNGSLSGEHGDGRVRGEFIPFMMGEKIYQLFRRIKYTWDPDNIFNPGKIVDTPPMDTALRYEPGQPVRPLRTLIDFSDAGNMLRAVEKCNGSADCRKLAFAGGTMCPSYMATRNEKDTTRARANVLREFLTHSQKSNPFDHQEIAEVMDLCLSCKGCKSECPSNVDMALLKAEFLYQYYQSHRIPLRSLAIAHIGTLNRLAILFPALSNYLLSRSVAGSWLKRLLHIAPQRSLPLLHRFTLRKWFSQNQKRLIPHRPLGKVYLYADEFTNYNDVETGIKAVCLLSSLGYEVCIPQVHDSGRAFISKGLLQQARKLAVYNVTKLAPIVSEHTPLIGIEPSALLSFRDEYPLLVDRHLKPTALQLKQHALLIDEFISREIKKGNISPQSFTDKPAHILLHGHCHQKALSSLGHTVSMLSLPENYSVTTIPSGCCGMAGSFGYEKEHYDLSLRIGELVLFPRLRKAHPQDLIAAPGTSCRHQIADGTGIKAFHPVEILAEALKPEIRNF; from the coding sequence ATGAGCAGATTTCCCCCTGTAAGTTATAGTACTGCAAACGCGTCATTACATGCTGCCCTGGAGCAGTTGGGTAAGCGTCTTGAAGGCGAGCTGTTCACCGACAATATGACGCGGGCCATGTATGCCACCGATGCCTCCGTATATCGTGAATGGCCGCTGGCTGTGGTGTATCCGAAACATGCAGAAGACATCAAGGAGCTGATTCATTTCGCACGCAGGGAAAAAACCCATATCATTCCCCGCACTGCCGGCACCTCTCTGGCAGGACAATGCGTGGGCGGAGGTATTGTGGCAGATGTATCACGCCACATGCACCACATTCTGGAAATCCATGCAAAAGAGCGGTGGGTAAGGGTACAACCGGGAGTCATACGGGATGAACTCAACCTGTTTCTCAAGCCTTATGGACTTTTTTTCGGACCCAATACCTCTACAGCCAACCGCGCCATGATTGGTGGCATGGTGGGAAATAATTCCTGTGGTTCTTACTCTATTGTGTATGGCACTACACGTGACCATGTGCTGGAACTGAAAACTATTTTAAGTGATGGCTCCGAGGTTGTTTTTAAAGCCTTATCAGATGAAGAGTTTCGGGCAAAGGCCGCCCTAAATACGCTGGAAGGGCAGATTTATCGCCACATTGCCGATGAACTCGGGCCCGTGGCAATGCAGGAGGAAATACGCAGACAATTTCCGCATCGTGCTATACACAGACGAAACACAGGCTATGCAGTAGATGCATTGATTGAAACGTCTCCATTTTCTCCGGGCAAGCCGTTATTTAATTTCTGTAAAATGCTGGCCGGCTCTGAAGGTACCCTAGCGTTTATTACCGAGATAAAACTGAACTGTGTTGATCTTCCCCCAGCCGAACAGCTACTGGTGTGCATTCATTTTAATTCGCTGGACGAAGCACTGCAGTCCGTTTTGCTCGTTCATCGTTTCAGGCCACGGGCTATTGAGTTGATGGATAAGAACATTCTGGAATGCACCAAAGAGAATATTGAACAACAACGCAACCGCTTTTTTGTGCATGGTGATCCGGAAGCCATTTTGGTTATTGAGTTTGGCGCTGCATCCGTAGAAGTTCTTGAACAAACCGCTAATCAAATGATTGAAACGCTGCAGACTGCAGGGCTGGGTTATCATTTTCCAAAGGTATATCCCCCGGATATCAGCAGGGTGTGGAAGCTCCGGGAAGCAGGGCTGGGGTTGCTGTCCAATGTCAAAGGAGACCGAAAGCCCGTTGCAGTAATTGAAGATACTGCCGTGCGGGTGGAAGATTTGCCTGATTATATAAGAGAATTCTCTGCATTAATGCAGGAGTTTAAACAACAGCCTGTGTATTATGCGCATGCCGGAGCCGGTGAGTTGCACCTACGCCCTAAGCTGAACCTGCGTGACCCCGAAGATGTAAAACAATTCCGTGCTATTGCCACCGCCTCGGCACAGCTGGTAAAAAAATATAATGGTTCACTTAGCGGTGAGCACGGAGACGGGCGCGTAAGAGGTGAATTTATCCCCTTTATGATGGGTGAAAAGATATATCAGCTTTTCAGACGCATCAAATACACCTGGGACCCTGATAACATCTTTAATCCCGGAAAAATTGTAGACACCCCTCCGATGGACACTGCCCTCCGTTATGAACCGGGACAACCCGTCAGACCGCTCCGAACGCTTATTGATTTTTCCGATGCAGGGAATATGCTCAGAGCAGTGGAAAAATGCAATGGCTCTGCCGACTGCCGCAAGCTGGCTTTTGCCGGAGGCACCATGTGCCCCAGTTATATGGCTACACGCAATGAAAAAGACACCACGCGTGCCCGCGCCAACGTGTTGCGCGAGTTTCTGACGCATTCCCAAAAATCAAATCCTTTTGACCATCAGGAAATTGCTGAGGTAATGGATTTGTGCCTGTCCTGCAAGGGATGTAAGTCTGAATGCCCTTCCAATGTGGATATGGCTCTGCTCAAAGCGGAATTTCTTTATCAATACTATCAGTCGCATCGCATTCCGCTGCGCTCGCTGGCCATTGCACATATCGGCACACTAAACAGGCTCGCCATTTTATTTCCTGCTCTCAGCAACTATCTGTTATCCCGGTCTGTTGCCGGCAGCTGGCTAAAACGCCTGCTGCATATTGCCCCTCAACGTTCCTTGCCTCTCCTTCATCGGTTCACCCTAAGAAAATGGTTTTCTCAAAACCAAAAAAGGCTGATACCACATCGTCCCCTTGGTAAGGTTTACCTGTATGCAGATGAATTTACCAATTACAATGATGTAGAAACAGGCATAAAAGCCGTCTGTCTCCTAAGCAGTCTGGGATATGAAGTATGTATACCGCAAGTGCATGACAGCGGACGGGCTTTTATTTCCAAGGGACTGTTACAACAAGCACGGAAGCTTGCAGTATACAATGTTACCAAACTTGCTCCCATAGTTTCGGAACATACTCCGCTCATAGGCATTGAGCCATCAGCCCTGCTTTCTTTCAGGGATGAATATCCTCTTTTGGTAGACCGGCATCTGAAACCGACAGCTCTGCAGCTGAAACAACATGCACTGCTTATTGATGAATTTATTTCCCGGGAAATAAAAAAAGGGAATATCAGCCCCCAATCTTTTACCGATAAGCCAGCGCATATTCTCTTGCATGGTCATTGTCATCAAAAGGCATTAAGCAGTCTGGGACATACCGTTAGTATGCTCTCCTTGCCGGAAAACTATTCGGTGACCACTATCCCTTCCGGCTGTTGCGGCATGGCTGGTTCTTTTGGATACGAAAAAGAGCATTATGACCTTTCACTCCGTATTGGTGAGTTGGTTTTATTTCCCAGACTCAGAAAAGCACATCCACAGGATCTGATTGCCGCTCCGGGCACGAGCTGCCGGCATCAGATTGCTGATGGCACGGGCATTAAGGCCTTTCATCCGGTGGAAATTCTGGCAGAAGCCTTAAAGCCTGAAATACGCAATTTTTGA
- a CDS encoding glycosyl hydrolase has translation MKKPFRNTFFLSLFIQILLMSLIKENNYAMTLGGARKQAGHALSEEELDKWVTDRLAQMSLKEKVYEMHGHGMLRYGIRMLLGLPVKPVRAGGSKRLGIPELVFLDGPRGVSFVRGATAFPVTMARGASWDPHLEERIGEAIAREMKALGANYSGAVCMNLLRHPGWGRAQETYGEDPYHVGEMAVALVKGIQRHRVQACLKHFAANSMENNRFGGNISMDIRTLYEVYLPHFRKAVHAGAASVMSAYNKLNGEYCGHHKFLLTNILRNEWGFKGYVTSDWMDGLHDAVKGIQAGMQVEMPSGKVYSYRNISKLLREGRITMQQIDELIYPVLRTKKLFSTDTGKNTYPRALVGCREHRSLAREAAEKSMVLLKNENHLLPLNKVQIHKLVITGSLADIKETGDHGSSWVKPRYVVSALEGIRSYLQNENTKVEYVSYRNRAKLHKACSEADAVIVIAGTTYRDEGEYIGMGQNRRRDKPHKKTFLTRLGILGLGGDRPHLHLHPHDVEAIQAASAGHSRLIVCLIAGSAITVEEWQQQVGAILHTFYGGMEFGHALARVLFGEVNPSGKLPFTVPADASHLPPFDSYAEEVHYGYYHGYTLFDKTNQNVRYPFGFGLSYTTFEISELALSSRTLCPGDTLYITAKVKNTGNRSGAEVVQLYIGFGHSTLDRPVKLLRGFQKVYLQPAEHREVAFIIKPEDISYYDPELKMWRVENMPHQIWIGKSSRDNHFLSDIFTVEGFE, from the coding sequence ATGAAAAAACCTTTTCGCAATACCTTTTTCCTTTCATTGTTTATTCAAATCTTGCTAATGTCTTTGATAAAAGAAAACAATTATGCTATGACTCTCGGAGGTGCCCGGAAACAAGCCGGTCATGCGCTCAGTGAAGAAGAATTGGATAAGTGGGTTACAGACAGGCTTGCACAGATGAGCCTGAAGGAAAAAGTATATGAAATGCACGGCCATGGCATGTTGCGCTACGGAATACGCATGCTTTTAGGTCTTCCGGTGAAGCCGGTGCGGGCTGGCGGCTCCAAGAGGCTGGGCATTCCGGAGCTGGTATTTCTGGACGGCCCCCGTGGTGTAAGCTTTGTTCGGGGTGCTACTGCCTTTCCGGTTACCATGGCACGCGGAGCGAGTTGGGACCCGCACCTTGAGGAGCGCATTGGTGAAGCTATAGCCCGTGAAATGAAGGCCCTGGGAGCCAACTACTCGGGAGCCGTATGTATGAATCTGCTTCGGCACCCCGGCTGGGGCAGAGCCCAGGAAACCTACGGAGAAGACCCTTACCATGTGGGCGAGATGGCTGTTGCATTGGTGAAAGGCATTCAGCGGCATCGGGTGCAGGCATGCCTGAAACACTTTGCTGCTAACAGCATGGAGAATAACCGTTTCGGAGGAAATATCTCCATGGATATCCGGACGCTGTATGAGGTATATCTGCCTCATTTCCGGAAAGCCGTACACGCGGGTGCAGCTTCAGTAATGAGTGCTTACAACAAACTCAACGGTGAATATTGCGGGCATCACAAATTTTTACTTACCAACATTCTCAGAAATGAGTGGGGATTTAAAGGATATGTTACTTCCGACTGGATGGACGGCTTACATGATGCTGTAAAGGGCATTCAAGCGGGCATGCAAGTAGAAATGCCCTCCGGAAAAGTATATTCCTATAGAAACATTTCAAAACTGCTTCGTGAGGGAAGAATTACCATGCAACAGATTGATGAGCTGATTTATCCGGTGTTGCGCACGAAAAAGCTTTTTAGTACGGACACCGGAAAAAACACTTATCCCCGCGCTCTGGTGGGCTGCAGGGAGCATCGTAGCCTTGCGCGCGAGGCTGCGGAAAAAAGCATGGTTCTGCTGAAAAATGAGAACCACTTGCTTCCCCTCAACAAAGTACAGATACACAAATTAGTAATTACAGGATCACTTGCCGATATTAAGGAAACAGGTGACCATGGCAGCAGTTGGGTAAAGCCGCGATATGTTGTGAGTGCATTAGAGGGTATTCGCAGCTACCTGCAAAATGAAAACACAAAGGTTGAGTATGTGAGCTATCGTAATAGGGCCAAGCTGCATAAAGCCTGCAGCGAAGCAGATGCGGTGATTGTGATTGCAGGAACCACATATCGTGATGAGGGTGAATATATCGGTATGGGGCAAAACCGCAGACGGGACAAGCCACATAAAAAAACCTTTCTTACCCGACTCGGTATATTGGGACTGGGTGGTGACCGCCCCCATCTGCATCTTCATCCCCATGATGTGGAAGCCATTCAGGCTGCATCTGCAGGGCATTCACGGTTAATTGTGTGCCTGATAGCCGGATCAGCTATAACCGTGGAAGAGTGGCAGCAGCAGGTTGGAGCAATTTTACATACTTTCTATGGCGGGATGGAATTTGGTCATGCTTTGGCCAGGGTATTATTTGGAGAAGTAAATCCTTCCGGAAAATTACCTTTTACCGTTCCTGCAGATGCCTCGCATCTTCCGCCATTTGATTCCTATGCTGAGGAGGTGCACTACGGCTATTATCACGGATATACACTCTTTGATAAAACAAACCAAAACGTGCGTTATCCTTTTGGCTTTGGTTTAAGCTACACCACGTTTGAAATTTCAGAATTGGCGCTCAGCAGCCGTACGCTTTGTCCCGGGGATACACTTTACATAACAGCTAAAGTGAAAAATACCGGAAACCGAAGTGGAGCTGAAGTGGTACAGTTGTATATCGGTTTTGGTCATTCAACCCTGGATAGGCCGGTAAAACTCTTGCGTGGTTTTCAGAAGGTGTATCTGCAACCTGCCGAACACCGGGAAGTTGCGTTTATCATTAAACCGGAAGATATCAGTTACTATGACCCTGAACTGAAAATGTGGAGAGTAGAAAATATGCCGCATCAGATATGGATAGGAAAGTCTTCCCGCGATAACCACTTTCTGAGCGACATTTTCACCGTTGAAGGCTTTGAATAG
- a CDS encoding NADP-dependent aryl-alcohol dehydrogenase translates to MEYRKLGRSGLKVSALSLGSWVTFGSQISDAVAEELMTYAYDNGINFFDNAESYASGRSEVVMGQILKRKNWDRTTYLVSSKVFWGGDKPNQKGLSRKHVTEACHAALKRLQVEYLDLYFCHRPDKTTPIEETVWAMHSLIMQGKVLYWGTSEWTAQEITAAFLAAEKYNLIPPAMEQPQYNMLHRYRIESEYARLFRDFGIGTTIWSPLASGVLTGKYNEGIPPDSRVALTDMQWLKEMVSKKENLQKTQLLAQVAKRLGVTLPQMAIAWCLKNPNVSTVILGASRLAQLKENMESIKVIDRLTAEVMEEIEQILQNKPQEEWF, encoded by the coding sequence ATGGAATACAGAAAGTTAGGCAGGTCGGGTTTAAAAGTGAGTGCTTTGTCTTTGGGCAGCTGGGTTACTTTTGGTAGTCAGATTTCGGATGCCGTTGCAGAAGAGCTGATGACGTATGCCTATGACAATGGAATAAATTTTTTTGACAATGCCGAAAGCTATGCATCTGGCCGCTCAGAGGTCGTCATGGGGCAGATACTGAAAAGGAAAAACTGGGATCGTACCACATATCTGGTTTCCAGCAAAGTTTTTTGGGGTGGTGACAAACCCAATCAAAAGGGTTTAAGCAGAAAACATGTAACCGAAGCCTGCCATGCTGCATTAAAACGCCTGCAGGTAGAGTATCTGGATCTTTACTTCTGTCACCGACCCGATAAAACCACACCCATTGAAGAAACAGTTTGGGCCATGCATTCTCTTATTATGCAGGGTAAAGTGCTTTACTGGGGGACTTCCGAGTGGACTGCTCAGGAGATTACTGCGGCTTTTCTTGCTGCCGAAAAGTATAACCTGATACCTCCTGCGATGGAACAGCCGCAATACAATATGCTGCATCGCTACCGCATAGAATCTGAGTATGCCCGTCTGTTCAGAGATTTTGGAATTGGAACTACCATCTGGTCTCCGCTGGCATCAGGTGTGCTTACCGGTAAGTATAATGAGGGCATTCCTCCGGATAGCCGCGTTGCCCTTACGGATATGCAATGGCTTAAAGAAATGGTATCAAAAAAAGAAAATCTTCAAAAGACACAGCTCCTTGCCCAGGTTGCCAAACGGCTGGGTGTTACATTGCCGCAGATGGCTATTGCTTGGTGTTTAAAAAATCCAAACGTCAGCACCGTAATTTTGGGGGCATCCAGACTAGCGCAGCTTAAGGAAAACATGGAATCCATAAAAGTCATCGATAGGCTCACCGCTGAGGTGATGGAAGAAATTGAACAAATCCTTCAAAACAAGCCTCAGGAGGAATGGTTCTAG
- the gldC gene encoding gliding motility protein GldC, with the protein MSVNQSEIKIHVALNEKKLPVSLSWSAEEVGEKEKPCEALMLSLWDTQEKNTLRIDLWTQNMRKDEMTDFFFQSLVSSAETYERATGIRGIAEATKQFCRQLSETITQQVQSSADTEGMQ; encoded by the coding sequence ATGTCTGTTAATCAATCGGAAATAAAAATACACGTAGCCTTAAACGAAAAAAAGTTACCGGTTTCTCTCTCCTGGAGTGCAGAAGAAGTTGGTGAGAAAGAAAAACCTTGTGAGGCGCTTATGCTATCCCTCTGGGATACACAAGAAAAAAACACCCTGCGCATTGATCTGTGGACACAAAACATGCGCAAGGATGAGATGACCGATTTTTTTTTTCAATCTCTTGTTTCCTCCGCAGAAACCTATGAACGCGCCACGGGCATCCGCGGTATTGCAGAAGCTACTAAACAATTCTGCAGACAACTATCTGAAACCATTACTCAGCAGGTGCAGTCATCGGCAGATACAGAAGGCATGCAGTAA
- a CDS encoding DNA-binding response regulator, which yields MHYRILLVEDEKNLQEAIRMNLEMENYEVEVASTGPQALKKFSEQRFNLVILDIMIPELDGFTVCQRIRLENHDLPILFLTAKNTPADKIKGLRSGADDYVTKPFNLEELLLRVQILLRHSLKGTKNETAAHVYTFGGNKVNFITYEAIGVNGKFHLTKKEVQLLKLLIDHKNEVVSRQQILQYVWGYDVFPSTRTIDNFILSFRKYFEKDAKNPRHFHSVRGVGYKFTD from the coding sequence ATGCATTATCGCATTCTTCTTGTAGAAGATGAAAAAAATCTGCAGGAAGCCATCCGCATGAACCTTGAAATGGAAAATTACGAGGTAGAAGTGGCTTCCACCGGACCGCAGGCTCTTAAGAAATTCAGTGAACAGCGTTTTAACCTCGTCATTCTGGACATCATGATTCCCGAATTAGACGGGTTTACCGTTTGCCAGCGCATTCGGCTGGAAAACCATGACCTTCCGATTTTGTTTCTGACAGCAAAAAATACTCCGGCCGATAAAATCAAGGGACTACGCAGCGGAGCTGATGATTACGTTACCAAACCGTTTAATCTGGAGGAACTGCTTCTGCGGGTGCAGATATTGCTGAGGCACAGTTTAAAAGGCACGAAAAATGAAACTGCTGCTCACGTATATACATTTGGCGGCAACAAGGTTAATTTCATCACCTATGAGGCGATAGGGGTAAACGGAAAGTTCCATCTGACCAAAAAAGAAGTGCAACTGCTTAAGCTGCTCATTGACCATAAAAACGAAGTAGTTTCCCGCCAGCAGATACTGCAATATGTATGGGGCTATGACGTGTTTCCCTCTACACGAACAATAGATAACTTCATTCTCTCCTTCCGTAAATACTTTGAAAAAGACGCAAAGAATCCCCGTCATTTTCATTCTGTGCGGGGAGTAGGTTATAAGTTTACGGATTAA
- a CDS encoding hypothetical protein (possible pseudo, frameshifted) yields the protein MKYNFIAIEGNIGSGKTSLACMLAEEYNAQLCLEKFEDNPFLPRFYSNPRRYAFPLELFFMAERFQQMSKLQAGRDLFKDLLISDYCFAKSLLFAGINLGGDEYVLYRKLFDIIQRNLPRPELIIYLHNDVANLMIQIAKRGRPYERQIQEAYLEKIQLAYFQYFRSISWAAVLIVHVAQLNFTENKEHYRRIKDLLKHDYTPGIHYINP from the coding sequence ATGAAGTATAATTTTATTGCAATTGAAGGAAACATCGGTTCAGGCAAAACCTCTCTTGCCTGCATGTTGGCTGAAGAATATAATGCTCAGCTTTGTCTGGAAAAATTTGAGGATAATCCGTTTCTGCCCCGTTTTTACAGCAATCCACGCAGATATGCCTTTCCACTGGAGTTATTTTTCATGGCCGAACGATTCCAGCAGATGTCGAAGTTGCAGGCAGGTCGTGACCTGTTTAAAGATTTGCTGATAAGTGATTATTGCTTTGCCAAGTCGCTGTTGTTTGCAGGAATAAATCTGGGTGGTGATGAATATGTCCTGTACAGAAAATTATTTGATATTATCCAGCGTAACCTGCCCCGTCCGGAGCTTATCATTTATCTGCATAATGATGTGGCTAATCTGATGATTCAGATTGCGAAACGGGGGCGTCCCTATGAACGTCAGATTCAGGAGGCCTATCTGGAGAAAATACAACTGGCCTATTTCCAGTATTTTAGAAGCATTTCCTGGGCGGCCGTACTTATCGTGCATGTAGCTCAACTGAACTTTACTGAAAATAAAGAACATTATCGCAGAATAAAGGACTTACTGAAGCACGATTATACTCCCGGAATACACTATATTAATCCGTAA